Proteins from a single region of Candidatus Paracaedimonas acanthamoebae:
- a CDS encoding MFS transporter has translation MQQPNSSLRGFFMWFCAAVFYGFQFILRVSPSVMAQDLMSTLVIDACTLGTIASFFYWGYTFMQIPAGLLLDIIGPKKPLILACILCFLGALLFAGGQHISLLSLGRFLIGVGSAFGFLTCIRIASTWFSADKLAIFVGFTLAIGTAGGTSGGLPLALLVQATDWQTAIYILAAVSLILAVVIWIVIVDGVPTINNLEKKIPTKPIFSLKQITNSIVEILQNPQTWLLGAYGFLMYIPLSGFADLWGVPYLMQAFNVEREVAAGALSTFYVGVGVGGPLWSWILTFLKSYRRSMMMSAFISFLFLTLVIYIPHLPFSAVYSLFFIAGAAASGQFLAFASVADINDRNRAATASGVHNMLCMFSGILMQPVIGAILDLVWNGEHIAGSAHYSLADYHIALAIVPLSLILAALCVPFIRETYPASIKEELLLQEG, from the coding sequence ATGGATTTCAATTTATCTTACGTGTCTCTCCAAGTGTTATGGCCCAAGATCTTATGTCAACTTTGGTCATAGATGCTTGTACTTTAGGGACGATAGCCTCTTTCTTTTATTGGGGCTATACGTTCATGCAGATTCCTGCAGGTCTTTTACTTGATATCATAGGCCCGAAAAAGCCTTTAATCTTGGCTTGTATTCTATGTTTTTTAGGGGCTCTCTTATTCGCAGGAGGCCAGCATATCAGTTTGCTATCTCTCGGGCGTTTCTTGATAGGGGTGGGATCTGCTTTTGGTTTCTTAACCTGTATCAGGATCGCGTCAACATGGTTTTCAGCTGATAAACTTGCTATTTTTGTGGGATTTACGCTTGCGATTGGAACAGCTGGCGGGACAAGTGGTGGCTTACCTTTAGCTTTACTTGTTCAGGCAACTGATTGGCAAACAGCCATCTATATTTTAGCCGCAGTAAGTCTCATTTTAGCTGTTGTAATATGGATTGTTATTGTGGATGGTGTTCCTACGATTAATAATTTAGAGAAAAAGATCCCAACCAAGCCAATTTTTTCCTTAAAACAGATCACAAATTCGATAGTTGAGATTTTGCAAAATCCTCAAACATGGCTTTTGGGAGCTTATGGTTTTCTAATGTATATTCCTCTTTCAGGATTTGCAGATCTTTGGGGAGTTCCTTATTTAATGCAAGCCTTTAATGTTGAACGTGAGGTAGCAGCTGGAGCTCTTTCAACTTTCTATGTGGGAGTCGGAGTCGGAGGGCCTTTGTGGTCATGGATTTTAACTTTTCTTAAAAGTTATCGACGCTCAATGATGATGAGTGCTTTTATCTCATTTTTATTCTTAACTCTCGTAATCTATATTCCTCACTTACCTTTTAGTGCTGTTTATAGTTTATTCTTCATTGCTGGTGCTGCTGCTTCAGGTCAGTTTCTTGCTTTCGCAAGTGTTGCAGATATTAACGACCGCAATCGAGCGGCGACAGCTTCAGGTGTCCACAATATGTTATGTATGTTTAGTGGAATCTTAATGCAACCTGTCATCGGTGCAATTCTAGACCTGGTTTGGAATGGAGAACACATTGCAGGCAGTGCTCATTATAGCCTTGCGGATTATCACATCGCTCTTGCGATTGTTCCTTTAAGTTTAATCTTAGCGGCTTTATGTGTTCCTTTTATTCGCGAAACATACCCTGCTTCTATAAAGGAAGAACTTCTTCTTCAAGAAGGATAA
- a CDS encoding TerC family protein yields the protein MAVSLLPWFGFLGFITILLIIDLGVLNRKDHIISPREAIIWSCVWIGLALLFNLGIFVLKGSQAGLEFFTGYLIEKSLSLDNIFVFVLIFKYFSLSPHLYHRVLFWGVLGAILMRLVLIFAGLELLERFSWVFYLFGAILVYSGIQMAKQQEQLNFSSHNKFINFIKRFIPITKDYVENHFFIKEQGRLTATPLFLVLLTIEISDLVFAVDSIPAILAVTLDPFIVYTSNIFAILGLRSLFFLIANLLPRFYYLKHALSVVLIFVGCKMFLHQAYKVPIWGSLGIILLIFLIAIIASIRRKTLEGEKLFSLF from the coding sequence ATGGCAGTTTCTCTTCTTCCTTGGTTTGGTTTTTTGGGATTTATTACAATTCTATTGATCATTGATCTTGGTGTTCTTAATCGCAAAGATCATATTATTTCCCCTCGTGAAGCCATCATCTGGAGTTGTGTCTGGATTGGATTGGCTCTTTTATTTAATTTAGGAATTTTTGTCTTAAAAGGATCTCAAGCGGGTTTAGAATTTTTTACAGGATACCTCATTGAAAAATCCCTTAGCTTAGATAACATCTTTGTTTTTGTATTAATTTTCAAATACTTTTCTTTATCTCCCCATCTTTATCATCGCGTCTTATTTTGGGGCGTCTTAGGGGCGATTCTCATGCGGCTTGTTCTCATTTTTGCAGGACTTGAGCTTCTTGAGAGGTTTTCTTGGGTTTTTTATCTTTTTGGTGCCATCCTTGTTTATTCTGGGATTCAAATGGCCAAACAACAAGAACAACTTAATTTTTCAAGCCACAATAAATTCATAAATTTTATTAAGCGCTTTATTCCCATAACTAAAGATTATGTAGAAAACCATTTTTTCATAAAAGAGCAAGGTCGATTGACAGCAACACCTCTCTTTCTTGTTCTTCTTACTATTGAAATAAGTGATCTTGTTTTTGCCGTGGATTCTATTCCTGCAATCCTTGCTGTCACTTTAGATCCTTTTATTGTATACACGTCAAATATCTTTGCAATTCTTGGGTTACGTTCTTTATTTTTCCTGATCGCCAACCTATTACCCCGTTTTTATTACTTAAAACATGCGTTATCGGTTGTGCTTATTTTTGTTGGCTGTAAAATGTTTCTTCATCAGGCTTATAAGGTTCCAATTTGGGGATCTTTGGGAATTATTTTGCTTATTTTCTTGATCGCAATTATCGCTTCTATACGACGTAAAACTCTCGAGGGAGAGAAATTATTTTCTCTCTTCTGA
- the lpxB gene encoding lipid-A-disaccharide synthase — MKAPHIYLVAGEASGDILGSRLIKALKEKSPHCIISGIGGALMAQQGLHSLFPLQELSIMGILEVLPHIPRILKRLNDTEQDILLKKPDIVITIDAKGFSFRLAKRLKKYGFPLVHYTAPSVWAWRPKRAQQIARFLDHLLVLFPFEPPYFEKVGLPTTFVGHPLIEEKFDTSKSTMMRKKFSLEKDKKLICLLPGSRTREVYSLLPIFIEALQQFTQKIKNFHVVIPTLPHFETYIRQEMEKTNLKFSLITDEHEKYQAMIASDAAIAASGTVTLELGLTQTPFLVAYKVNPLTALILKRLMRIPYVCMVNILLNKPLIGEFIQKNCRPNLISDHLYKILQKDNNHTLRQELATIRGLLTNKNKQPSKFAAETIFKILKKYQGS; from the coding sequence ATGAAAGCCCCTCACATTTATCTTGTTGCGGGTGAAGCTTCAGGTGATATCCTTGGAAGCCGCTTAATAAAAGCCTTAAAAGAAAAATCCCCTCATTGCATTATTTCCGGAATTGGGGGAGCTCTTATGGCGCAACAAGGCCTTCACTCTCTTTTCCCTCTTCAAGAACTCTCGATCATGGGAATTCTCGAGGTTTTGCCTCATATTCCTCGTATTTTAAAGCGCTTAAATGACACAGAACAAGACATCCTTTTAAAAAAACCAGATATCGTGATTACAATTGATGCGAAGGGATTTAGTTTTCGCTTAGCTAAACGTCTAAAAAAGTATGGTTTTCCTCTCGTTCACTATACAGCCCCCTCTGTGTGGGCCTGGCGTCCTAAGCGCGCACAGCAAATCGCCCGCTTTCTAGATCATCTTTTAGTGCTTTTCCCTTTTGAGCCCCCCTATTTTGAAAAAGTTGGCCTTCCGACAACTTTTGTAGGGCACCCTCTCATCGAAGAAAAATTTGACACGTCTAAATCGACGATGATGAGAAAAAAATTCTCTTTAGAAAAAGATAAAAAGCTTATTTGTCTCTTACCAGGAAGTCGAACGCGAGAAGTCTATTCCCTTCTTCCTATTTTTATTGAAGCACTTCAGCAGTTCACGCAAAAAATAAAAAACTTTCACGTAGTTATTCCAACCCTTCCCCATTTTGAAACCTACATTAGGCAAGAAATGGAAAAAACTAACTTAAAATTCTCTCTTATTACAGATGAACACGAAAAATATCAGGCGATGATTGCAAGTGATGCCGCGATCGCCGCCTCAGGTACCGTTACTCTAGAGCTTGGCCTAACACAAACCCCCTTTCTTGTTGCATATAAAGTCAATCCGTTAACGGCACTTATCCTAAAGCGTCTCATGCGTATTCCGTATGTTTGTATGGTTAATATCCTTCTCAATAAACCTCTTATTGGGGAATTTATTCAAAAAAATTGCCGACCCAATTTAATTTCTGACCATCTTTATAAAATTTTGCAAAAAGACAACAATCATACGCTACGACAAGAGCTTGCAACCATAAGAGGGCTTTTAACTAATAAAAATAAACAACCCAGTAAATTTGCTGCTGAAACTATCTTCAAAATCTTAAAGAAATATCAAGGTTCTTAA
- the lpxI gene encoding UDP-2,3-diacylglucosamine diphosphatase LpxI (LpxI, functionally equivalent to LpxH, replaces it in LPS biosynthesis in a minority of bacteria.) codes for MSLTNFPTLGIIAGGGQLPQQIIDVCVYQNRPFYIVAFENQTDPHLVENHPHMWCKLGQTKKAIDYLKQGNVQEIIMVGPIKRPSWSELKPDAFTAAWLAKHLYKIFGDDSLLRAIIEMLESHGFTVISAENILGNSLLAPQGVLGKHHPTSEDHQDIALGFKVATILGSCDIGQAVIIQQSLILGVEAIEGTEALLKRCASLKRPGSGGVLVKMTKPQQEIRVDRPTVGIDTLKQLQEAGFRGLAIEAFGVIMLNKEEMIQFADEHQLFIVGVNKKG; via the coding sequence ATGTCTCTAACTAATTTTCCAACATTAGGTATTATTGCGGGAGGCGGTCAGCTGCCCCAACAAATTATCGATGTGTGTGTTTATCAAAATCGCCCGTTCTATATTGTTGCCTTTGAAAATCAAACGGATCCTCATTTAGTGGAAAATCACCCCCATATGTGGTGTAAATTGGGGCAAACAAAGAAAGCTATTGATTACTTAAAACAAGGCAATGTTCAAGAAATCATCATGGTAGGCCCTATCAAGCGCCCTTCCTGGAGTGAGCTAAAACCTGACGCCTTTACAGCCGCTTGGCTTGCAAAACATCTTTATAAAATTTTTGGAGATGATTCTTTATTGCGGGCCATCATTGAGATGCTTGAAAGCCATGGATTTACTGTTATTAGCGCTGAAAACATTCTGGGGAATTCTCTTTTAGCTCCTCAAGGCGTTCTCGGAAAGCATCATCCGACATCTGAAGATCACCAAGATATTGCGTTAGGCTTTAAAGTTGCAACTATTTTGGGCAGCTGTGATATTGGACAAGCCGTTATTATTCAACAAAGCCTCATCCTCGGTGTCGAAGCTATTGAAGGAACTGAAGCTCTTCTTAAAAGATGTGCTTCTCTTAAACGGCCAGGTTCTGGGGGAGTCCTTGTTAAAATGACAAAACCGCAACAAGAAATTCGTGTTGATCGCCCCACTGTCGGCATTGATACGCTCAAGCAACTTCAAGAAGCCGGCTTTAGAGGACTTGCTATAGAAGCCTTTGGTGTTATTATGTTAAATAAGGAAGAGATGATTCAATTTGCGGATGAACATCAGCTCTTTATTGTGGGAGTCAATAAAAAAGGATGA
- the lpxA gene encoding acyl-ACP--UDP-N-acetylglucosamine O-acyltransferase, which yields MTATLTSNLVETQIHPTAVIEPTVKLGKGVKIGPYCVLSGNVTLEDGVQLISHVVIAGHTTIGEKTTIYPFASIGHLPQDLKHKGESSFLKIGKHNVIREYVTMQGGTEGGGLVTTVGDHCLFMASSHVAHDCILGNNIIMANCATLAGHVQVADFAIIGGLSAIHQFVRIGKQAIIGGMSAVENDVIPYGSVKGDRANLYGINLVGLKRRNFTREAIESLRSAYKDIFEESSLPLKDRAEKASQKYIHEQAVQDIIKFILAEEAKRPICIPKTDVSN from the coding sequence ATGACTGCAACTTTAACCTCAAACCTCGTCGAAACACAAATTCATCCAACAGCTGTGATCGAACCTACCGTTAAGTTAGGTAAAGGTGTGAAGATTGGCCCTTATTGTGTCCTTTCTGGCAATGTAACTCTTGAAGATGGGGTCCAACTCATTTCTCATGTAGTGATTGCTGGCCACACAACAATTGGTGAAAAAACAACTATCTATCCTTTTGCTTCCATTGGCCATCTTCCTCAAGATTTAAAACATAAAGGTGAATCTTCTTTCCTTAAAATTGGAAAGCATAATGTGATTCGGGAATATGTGACAATGCAAGGAGGAACAGAAGGAGGAGGATTAGTCACAACCGTCGGTGATCACTGCCTTTTTATGGCGAGTTCTCATGTTGCTCACGATTGTATACTTGGAAATAATATTATTATGGCAAATTGCGCAACACTTGCAGGCCACGTTCAGGTTGCCGATTTTGCTATTATCGGTGGCCTTTCTGCCATACATCAATTCGTCCGCATTGGAAAACAGGCAATCATTGGGGGCATGAGTGCCGTTGAAAACGATGTAATTCCTTATGGCTCTGTCAAAGGCGATCGCGCTAATCTTTATGGCATTAATCTTGTCGGCTTAAAACGTCGTAACTTTACACGGGAAGCTATTGAATCTTTAAGAAGCGCCTATAAAGATATTTTTGAAGAAAGCTCTTTACCTCTCAAGGATCGTGCTGAAAAAGCTTCTCAAAAATATATACATGAGCAAGCTGTGCAAGACATCATAAAGTTTATCCTTGCCGAAGAAGCTAAACGCCCTATTTGCATTCCTAAAACTGATGTCTCTAACTAA
- the fabZ gene encoding 3-hydroxyacyl-ACP dehydratase FabZ, with the protein MTDTVEKACSYNLDHQQILKLIPHRYPMLLVDRAENVIPFESGIGIKNVTFNEPFFQGHFPGHPVMPGVLIVEALAQTAGIVVAQGLDPSAERLVYFLAIDEARFRQPVIPGQQLQLCVQKIQNRRNIWKFKGEALVDGKIHAEAICTAMVGER; encoded by the coding sequence ATGACTGATACAGTTGAAAAAGCTTGTTCCTATAACCTTGATCATCAGCAAATTTTAAAACTGATTCCTCATCGTTATCCCATGCTTCTCGTTGATAGAGCTGAAAATGTTATCCCCTTTGAAAGTGGTATCGGAATAAAAAATGTCACGTTTAATGAACCTTTCTTTCAAGGCCATTTTCCAGGACATCCCGTGATGCCAGGTGTGCTTATTGTCGAAGCCTTAGCCCAAACAGCAGGGATTGTTGTCGCCCAAGGCCTAGATCCTTCAGCAGAAAGGCTTGTCTATTTTTTGGCAATTGATGAAGCCCGTTTTCGTCAACCTGTTATTCCCGGGCAACAACTTCAACTTTGTGTCCAAAAAATTCAGAATCGACGCAATATCTGGAAATTTAAAGGCGAAGCTTTAGTCGATGGAAAAATTCATGCTGAAGCTATTTGCACCGCAATGGTAGGGGAACGTTAA
- the lpxD gene encoding UDP-3-O-(3-hydroxymyristoyl)glucosamine N-acyltransferase, protein MIDSRFYHSHGPLSLKRISTLSDAELILPREKKLHEESLITGLASLEEATSSDLTMLHNLKYKEIFTKSKAGACFISPDMIPFAPSSMALLVTPKPHRAYALAASTFYPEPEGYFVQMPHPIHPSVEIGENVTIEYGVIIKEHAKIGKNTRIGANSVIGAGVIIGEGCTIAASVTISHALIGNHVTIFPGARLGQAGFGFVMDELGHIPVPQLGRVIIEDYVEIGANTTIDRGSLRDTIIGQGSRLDNLVMIGHNVVIGKGCVLVAQVGIAGSTTLGNYVIAAGQAGISGHLKIGNRVKIAAQGGVTKDIKDGDTVGGTPAVPLQDYLRQSIMLSKITKDYQKKKEK, encoded by the coding sequence ATGATTGATTCTCGTTTTTATCATTCTCACGGGCCCTTAAGCCTCAAAAGAATTTCTACCCTTTCTGATGCAGAGCTTATTCTTCCACGTGAAAAAAAGCTTCATGAAGAAAGTCTTATTACAGGCCTTGCCTCTTTAGAAGAAGCAACATCCTCAGATTTGACGATGCTTCATAATCTAAAATACAAAGAGATTTTTACAAAAAGCAAAGCAGGGGCATGTTTTATTTCCCCTGATATGATTCCTTTTGCCCCTTCTTCTATGGCTTTATTGGTGACACCCAAACCCCACCGTGCTTATGCCCTTGCAGCCTCAACATTTTATCCCGAACCAGAAGGTTATTTTGTCCAGATGCCCCACCCTATCCACCCTTCGGTCGAGATTGGCGAGAACGTCACGATAGAATACGGCGTTATTATAAAAGAGCATGCTAAAATAGGAAAAAATACACGTATCGGGGCAAATTCTGTGATTGGAGCTGGCGTAATCATTGGTGAAGGATGTACAATTGCAGCCAGTGTAACTATTTCTCATGCCCTTATTGGAAACCATGTTACCATCTTTCCTGGTGCCCGACTTGGACAAGCGGGATTCGGCTTTGTGATGGATGAACTAGGCCATATTCCTGTCCCTCAATTAGGCAGAGTCATTATTGAAGACTATGTAGAAATTGGAGCAAATACAACGATCGATCGTGGTTCCTTAAGAGATACAATTATTGGACAAGGCTCACGGCTCGATAACCTCGTGATGATTGGTCATAACGTCGTTATAGGCAAAGGTTGCGTCCTTGTGGCACAAGTTGGGATCGCAGGAAGTACGACACTCGGAAATTATGTGATTGCTGCGGGACAAGCTGGGATTTCAGGTCACTTAAAAATTGGCAATCGCGTAAAAATTGCGGCTCAAGGCGGCGTTACAAAAGATATCAAAGATGGCGACACAGTTGGAGGAACCCCTGCAGTCCCTCTTCAAGATTATTTAAGACAATCCATAATGCTTTCAAAAATAACGAAAGATTATCAAAAAAAGAAAGAAAAGTAA
- a CDS encoding OmpH family outer membrane protein, producing the protein MKLSTSKLFLASCLGLGILASPLKAAEDSLKVAIVDVDKLMQASKSAKQLITELEKQRTKFQEEVSKHEEKLRELEKKLIEEQKKLSSDEFNKKREEFERQVAQVHEKVGKRREQLEKAFSDAREDIQKVILKLVVEASEKNKYTLVLPRSVVIFREDRHEITDVILKQLDEKLPKVDFKVPTA; encoded by the coding sequence ATGAAATTATCAACTTCAAAATTATTTTTGGCAAGCTGCCTCGGTCTCGGAATTTTAGCGTCTCCTCTTAAAGCAGCTGAAGATTCCTTAAAAGTCGCGATTGTAGACGTCGATAAGCTTATGCAAGCTTCAAAATCAGCAAAGCAACTTATTACTGAATTAGAAAAACAACGGACCAAGTTTCAAGAAGAAGTTTCTAAACATGAAGAGAAATTACGTGAACTTGAAAAAAAGTTAATTGAAGAGCAAAAGAAACTCTCTTCTGATGAATTTAATAAAAAACGTGAAGAGTTTGAACGTCAAGTTGCACAAGTCCATGAAAAAGTGGGCAAACGTCGTGAACAGCTTGAGAAGGCTTTCAGTGATGCACGTGAAGATATTCAAAAAGTTATTCTTAAGCTTGTAGTGGAAGCTTCAGAAAAGAACAAATACACTCTTGTTCTTCCTCGCTCTGTTGTTATCTTCAGAGAAGATCGCCATGAAATTACCGATGTAATTCTTAAACAACTCGACGAAAAGCTCCCTAAAGTCGATTTTAAGGTCCCAACGGCTTAA